The following nucleotide sequence is from Paracrocinitomix mangrovi.
CAAGAAAAAGGCAAAAGATGTTTATAAAGGTTATCAACCTATGACAGCAGAAGATATTGCAGAATTAGTTTACTACAGTACAACATTACCAAAACATCTTTGCATTAATGATTTAGTAGTAACTTCAGTGGCCCAAGCCAACAGTTATTTAATTAAGAGAGATTAATCCTTATTTCGTGTCTGATCAAACTTTAAAACATATTATATCAACACCCTTTGGTACAATGATAGCTGAAATGACAAAGAATGAAATTTCAGCTTTGAAATTTGTGAAGGATACTTCAACTGTATCAAATGATGATCATCCTTTATTTGGGATTTTGCAGTTTGAATTGGACGAGTACTTTTTGGGGAATTTAAAGAAGTTCACTATTCCTTTAAACCCCGAGGGAACCTCTTTTCAAAGAAAGGTTTGGGCAAAATTGAGATCAGTGCCGTTTGGGGCAAAAATCAGCTACATGGAATTGGCAGAAATATATGGCGACAAAAAGGCGATAAGGGCTGTAGCTGCTGCCAATGGAGCCAATCCAATTGCTATTTTAATTCCTTGTCATAGAATTATTGGTGGAAATGGAAAGTTAACCGGATATGCATGGGGTCTTGAACGGAAAAAGGCTTTATTGCAACATGAAATGAAATTTACACCTCAACACAATTTATTTTCTTAGAAATTACTTTTTCTGTTTTGTTTTTATTCAACTGTTTTTCTTGCTTTTTTAATTGATGCCTTGCAATAAATGAAAGCGTAGCTTTATTACCCATTTTCACCCAAAAACCTCTAAGTTTTCCATTTTTGAATTTCATTCTTCTTTCACACTTACCAGTTTCATCCCACTCCTTGATGAAACCAGATTTGCCATCATCTTCAAACTTGTGTTTGATTTGTTTTTTACCATTTTCATAATAGGTATTTACCCATCCTTCTCTGAAATTTTTCATTCCTCCTGTTTCTTCTTTTAGATTTCCATTTTCATAGTATGATATATAAGGTAACTCATGGTAATCATTACCTCCAAAAATCACGTCAAACACTTCCTTTTTTCTTTGGTGACAGATGAGTCTTTTAGACAAATAAACACTCTCAATTTTATTGGAATTATAATCGTAATAATACACCGCATTCATAATCTGATTACTTGTATCGCATTTTACTATAAAGTATTTTAAACGGGATATTAGTGAATCTGCATTTTGCCAATTATTTGTTTCATTAAACGCCCATTCTTCTCCTAGATAAGTACCATTTGCGTATAAGTTAAAATGAAGTTTTTCATCAAATTGATGAATTACGTATCCTGAGTACAAGTCATTACCCTTAAAATAGGTACACGCAGAATCAATGTAATTCAGACTATCTGAAATAACCGAATTGGAACATAAAACAGCAACTCTTTGAGCTATTTCTTCTCTACTTAGTGGAACTTCTTGAGACAAGGAAATGAATCCTAAAAATGGGAATAAAAAAAGGGTTAAACGCATGATAAATTAACGAATAACCCTTTACAATATTATGAAACACACCAATTCCCGG
It contains:
- a CDS encoding methylated-DNA--[protein]-cysteine S-methyltransferase translates to MSDQTLKHIISTPFGTMIAEMTKNEISALKFVKDTSTVSNDDHPLFGILQFELDEYFLGNLKKFTIPLNPEGTSFQRKVWAKLRSVPFGAKISYMELAEIYGDKKAIRAVAAANGANPIAILIPCHRIIGGNGKLTGYAWGLERKKALLQHEMKFTPQHNLFS
- a CDS encoding toxin-antitoxin system YwqK family antitoxin — translated: MRLTLFLFPFLGFISLSQEVPLSREEIAQRVAVLCSNSVISDSLNYIDSACTYFKGNDLYSGYVIHQFDEKLHFNLYANGTYLGEEWAFNETNNWQNADSLISRLKYFIVKCDTSNQIMNAVYYYDYNSNKIESVYLSKRLICHQRKKEVFDVIFGGNDYHELPYISYYENGNLKEETGGMKNFREGWVNTYYENGKKQIKHKFEDDGKSGFIKEWDETGKCERRMKFKNGKLRGFWVKMGNKATLSFIARHQLKKQEKQLNKNKTEKVISKKINCVEV